From the Orenia metallireducens genome, one window contains:
- a CDS encoding HPr family phosphocarrier protein produces the protein MVEKKAVIKNETGIHARPASMIVQLANKYDAEITIEKDGNGVNAKSIMGIMSLGVSKSTEVTVKAEGKNAQEAVDALVELLESGFGE, from the coding sequence ATGGTAGAGAAAAAAGCTGTAATTAAAAATGAGACAGGTATTCATGCACGTCCGGCATCTATGATTGTTCAATTAGCTAACAAGTATGATGCAGAGATTACTATTGAAAAGGATGGAAATGGAGTTAATGCTAAGAGTATTATGGGAATTATGAGTTTAGGTGTTAGTAAAAGTACTGAAGTTACTGTCAAAGCAGAAGGGAAAAATGCTCAAGAAGCAGTTGATGCATTGGTTGAATTGTTAGAAAGTGGTTTTGGAGAATAA
- a CDS encoding IclR family transcriptional regulator, whose protein sequence is MGKTLVQSVDRALRILELLVEQNQSMNLSEISEEVDLNISTVHRLLNTLIYRGFVEKEETGRYKLGVRIFEIVSILEDSLDLKAIVRPYLREIVDACNETANLVILDQGEVVYIDQVESTNLVRMFANIGSKGPAHSLGAGKVLLAYLDKKELDKVLKRMELTKFTSETITDIEELKDNLKQIKSQGYAIDFEEMEEGVRCVAAPIKNGDGEVIAAISVSGPNIRITDKFLYNKLIPLVTSKAIEISKNIGGIRIKG, encoded by the coding sequence ATGGGAAAGACATTAGTTCAATCCGTTGATAGGGCATTGAGAATTTTAGAATTATTGGTCGAACAGAACCAATCAATGAATTTAAGTGAAATTAGTGAAGAGGTGGACCTAAATATTAGTACTGTACATAGGTTATTAAATACATTAATATATAGAGGCTTTGTTGAAAAAGAGGAGACTGGCAGATATAAGTTAGGTGTTCGTATCTTTGAGATAGTTAGTATTTTAGAGGACTCTTTAGATTTAAAAGCTATAGTTCGCCCTTATTTAAGGGAGATTGTAGATGCATGTAATGAAACTGCCAATCTAGTTATTTTAGACCAAGGAGAGGTTGTTTATATTGATCAAGTTGAATCAACTAACTTGGTCAGAATGTTTGCTAATATTGGGAGTAAAGGACCTGCTCATTCTTTAGGTGCAGGAAAGGTATTGTTGGCCTATTTAGATAAAAAGGAGTTAGATAAAGTATTAAAACGGATGGAATTGACTAAATTCACTTCAGAAACTATTACCGATATTGAAGAATTGAAGGATAACCTCAAACAGATTAAATCACAAGGATATGCTATTGATTTTGAGGAGATGGAAGAAGGGGTTAGATGTGTAGCAGCTCCTATTAAAAATGGTGATGGGGAGGTGATTGCTGCTATTAGTGTTTCTGGTCCTAATATTAGAATTACTGATAAATTTTTATATAATAAACTAATTCCCTTAGTAACAAGTAAGGCTATAGAGATTTCCAAAAATATTGGAGGCATAAGAATTAAAGGCTGA
- the ptsP gene encoding phosphoenolpyruvate--protein phosphotransferase: MSKELVGTAASPGIAIGKVLILEEENLDYQKKTVEDVEGEKARLHDALERSKEQLQAIKDKVEREMGNDKAEIFQAHLLVLADPELISAVENKIANEKINAEAALDATVEQFATLFANMDNDYMKERASDIRDVGSRILKNLLGIDSVNLAQLDEEVILIADDLTPSDTAQVNKDKVLGFATKIGGRTSHTAIMARSLELPAVVGVSEILDIVENGDQIIVDGVDGDIIINPTEDQLASYKNKAEEYEQRKARLAELKDLAGETKDGHRVELVANIGTPKDVKGALVNGAEGIGLFRSEFLYMDRDSFPTEEEQFAAYKEVAEKMDGPVVIRTLDIGGDKELSYLDLPKEMNPFLGYRAIRICLDRIDIFKTQLRAILRASAYGQVKIMYPMISALEQLRAANEILEEVKAELKAENIDFDENLEVGMMIEIPAAAMIADILAKETDFFSIGTNDLIQYTTATDRMNENISHLYQPFHPALLRLIKRVVEAAHAEGNWAGMCGEMAGDKRLTPYLLGIGLDEFSMSAVSIPEVKDGIRNMSLEEAKEIAQKALTFSTAEEVEAFLSNI; the protein is encoded by the coding sequence ATGAGTAAAGAATTAGTGGGGACAGCAGCATCTCCAGGTATAGCAATTGGTAAGGTTTTAATTTTAGAAGAAGAGAATCTTGATTACCAGAAGAAGACTGTTGAAGATGTAGAAGGTGAAAAAGCAAGATTACATGATGCTCTAGAACGTTCTAAGGAACAACTACAAGCTATTAAAGATAAAGTTGAAAGAGAGATGGGAAATGATAAAGCTGAGATTTTCCAAGCTCACCTATTGGTTTTAGCAGATCCAGAATTGATTTCGGCTGTTGAAAATAAGATTGCTAATGAAAAGATAAATGCAGAGGCAGCTTTAGATGCTACTGTAGAACAATTTGCTACTTTATTTGCGAATATGGATAATGATTATATGAAGGAAAGAGCAAGTGATATTCGTGATGTAGGAAGTAGAATCTTAAAGAATTTATTAGGTATAGATAGTGTAAATTTAGCTCAATTGGATGAAGAGGTAATATTGATTGCTGATGACTTGACTCCTTCTGATACAGCTCAAGTTAATAAAGATAAAGTTTTAGGTTTTGCTACAAAAATTGGAGGTAGAACTTCTCATACTGCAATTATGGCACGTTCTTTAGAGTTGCCAGCTGTAGTTGGAGTAAGTGAGATTCTAGATATAGTAGAAAATGGAGACCAAATTATTGTTGATGGGGTAGATGGTGATATTATCATCAATCCTACCGAGGATCAATTGGCTTCATATAAGAACAAGGCTGAAGAGTATGAGCAGAGAAAGGCTAGATTGGCTGAACTTAAAGATTTAGCTGGAGAGACTAAAGATGGGCATAGAGTTGAATTAGTGGCTAATATAGGTACTCCTAAAGATGTTAAAGGTGCTTTAGTTAATGGTGCTGAAGGTATTGGGTTATTCCGTAGTGAGTTCTTATATATGGACAGAGACTCTTTTCCTACCGAAGAGGAGCAGTTTGCTGCTTATAAAGAGGTAGCTGAAAAGATGGATGGTCCAGTTGTAATTAGAACTTTGGATATCGGTGGTGATAAAGAACTATCATACTTGGATTTACCAAAAGAGATGAACCCATTCCTTGGTTATAGAGCTATTAGAATCTGCTTAGATAGAATAGATATCTTCAAGACTCAATTAAGAGCTATCTTAAGAGCTAGTGCTTATGGACAAGTGAAGATTATGTATCCAATGATCTCTGCATTAGAGCAGTTAAGAGCAGCTAATGAAATTTTAGAAGAGGTTAAAGCAGAGTTGAAGGCTGAAAATATCGACTTTGATGAAAATCTTGAAGTTGGAATGATGATTGAGATTCCAGCAGCAGCAATGATAGCTGATATATTAGCTAAAGAGACAGACTTCTTTAGTATCGGTACTAATGATTTAATTCAATATACAACTGCTACTGATAGAATGAATGAGAATATCTCTCACTTATATCAACCATTCCACCCTGCATTATTACGTTTAATCAAACGTGTTGTAGAAGCAGCTCATGCAGAAGGAAATTGGGCAGGAATGTGTGGAGAGATGGCAGGAGATAAGAGGTTAACACCTTATCTATTGGGTATTGGTTTAGATGAATTTAGTATGAGTGCTGTTTCTAT
- a CDS encoding sigma 54-interacting transcriptional regulator: protein MVRKEILIFEHEKGLHARVAALIVRESIQLQNKYKDKLFIGRNENDLLPATSLISVISSNIKYGDKMVIVSKGDNADKSLHEFAKFLKGKFDLEDKQTRDEIDQVLQETTLTMDKVFNNIANGVIVVDQEGVITSFNPAAEKITGLSANRVIGEDINSVIANSKLKEIIKSGQAELGKRQEINDATIVTNRNPIFSNGRIIGAIAVFQDISTLERLSGELKEVRALKERLHLILESVQDGICVVDKKGGIEYLNPTYAKMLNIDIETVVGRKLEEINQDKTYQQVLETGESITGVVTEKDNDLVIIFNVYPIQVDGEIEGAVLVAKKKIEIEKLADRLKELSAKAEYLEQELKREKELDSSFERIIGRSGVLKDSLVRASKAAETTSTVLIRGESGTGKELVAEAIHYASNRKNKPFIRVNCAAIPSNLIESELFGHEKGAFTGAINRKIGKFELADGGTIFLDEIGELSVELQVKLLRVLQEREFERVGGIERISVNIRVITATNRNLEEMIEENNFREDLYYRLNVIPIILPPLRERKDDIPLLVNHFLDKLSERLNKKVDTISQDALEILTNYSWPGNVRELQNIVERGINFTDSQEISIDDLPDYIRNNYQNQRSLINLTADGEIASIEEYEREIIKRALEKYKSFNATGKVLGVTHKTVAAKARKYGLVKE from the coding sequence ATGGTAAGAAAGGAAATATTAATTTTTGAACATGAAAAGGGATTACATGCTAGAGTGGCAGCTTTAATAGTCCGTGAATCTATTCAACTTCAGAATAAATACAAAGATAAATTATTTATAGGTAGGAATGAGAATGACCTTCTTCCAGCAACGAGCTTGATTTCAGTTATTTCTAGTAATATAAAATATGGGGATAAGATGGTGATAGTCAGCAAAGGTGATAATGCTGATAAGTCGCTACATGAATTTGCAAAATTTTTAAAGGGTAAATTTGATCTAGAAGATAAACAGACAAGGGATGAAATCGATCAGGTTCTTCAAGAGACTACCTTAACAATGGATAAGGTCTTTAATAATATTGCTAATGGTGTAATCGTGGTTGATCAGGAAGGTGTAATCACCAGTTTCAATCCTGCTGCTGAAAAAATTACAGGCTTATCTGCCAATAGAGTAATTGGTGAGGATATAAATTCTGTTATTGCCAACTCTAAACTTAAGGAGATAATTAAATCTGGTCAAGCTGAGTTAGGCAAGAGGCAAGAAATTAATGATGCGACTATTGTTACCAATAGGAATCCAATATTCTCTAATGGTCGAATTATAGGAGCGATTGCTGTCTTTCAAGATATCTCTACTCTAGAAAGATTATCAGGAGAGTTAAAAGAGGTAAGAGCACTAAAAGAGCGGTTACACTTAATTTTAGAATCGGTACAGGATGGAATCTGTGTTGTTGATAAAAAGGGTGGTATCGAATATCTAAATCCAACTTATGCCAAGATGTTAAATATAGATATAGAGACTGTAGTTGGACGTAAGCTAGAAGAGATCAATCAGGATAAGACCTATCAGCAGGTGTTGGAGACTGGTGAAAGTATAACAGGTGTTGTAACAGAAAAGGATAATGATTTAGTTATTATTTTCAATGTTTATCCAATACAAGTAGATGGAGAGATAGAAGGAGCTGTCTTAGTAGCTAAGAAGAAGATAGAGATAGAGAAGTTAGCTGATCGTTTAAAGGAATTATCGGCTAAAGCTGAGTATTTAGAACAAGAGTTAAAGAGAGAAAAGGAGTTAGACTCTTCTTTTGAAAGAATTATTGGAAGAAGTGGGGTTTTAAAGGACTCTTTAGTCAGAGCATCTAAAGCTGCTGAAACAACATCTACGGTTTTAATTAGAGGAGAGAGTGGTACTGGAAAAGAGTTGGTTGCTGAAGCAATTCACTATGCTAGTAACAGAAAGAATAAACCTTTTATTAGAGTAAATTGTGCAGCTATTCCTTCTAATTTGATAGAGAGTGAACTTTTTGGACATGAAAAGGGAGCCTTTACTGGGGCTATTAATAGAAAGATTGGTAAATTTGAACTTGCAGATGGAGGTACTATCTTTTTAGATGAAATTGGTGAATTGTCTGTTGAGTTACAGGTTAAATTATTAAGAGTGTTACAGGAGAGAGAATTTGAAAGGGTTGGAGGAATAGAACGGATTTCTGTTAATATAAGAGTGATTACAGCTACCAATAGGAATCTAGAAGAGATGATTGAAGAAAATAATTTTAGAGAAGATTTATATTATCGTTTAAATGTTATACCTATTATCTTACCACCATTAAGAGAGAGAAAAGATGACATTCCTTTACTTGTTAATCATTTTTTGGATAAACTATCTGAAAGGCTAAATAAGAAGGTTGATACTATTTCCCAAGATGCTTTAGAGATATTAACTAACTATTCCTGGCCTGGTAATGTTAGGGAGTTACAAAATATTGTTGAAAGGGGAATTAATTTTACTGATAGTCAAGAGATTAGTATTGATGATTTACCTGATTATATAAGGAATAATTATCAGAATCAGAGATCTTTAATCAATCTTACTGCTGATGGAGAGATAGCTAGTATAGAAGAGTATGAACGAGAAATTATTAAGAGAGCTTTAGAAAAATATAAAAGTTTTAATGCTACTGGTAAGGTTTTAGGGGTTACCCATAAAACGGTAGCTGCTAAAGCTAGAAAGTACGGTTTGGTCAAAGAGTAG